A section of the Verrucomicrobiia bacterium genome encodes:
- a CDS encoding IS5/IS1182 family transposase → SWLHQFRRLRIRYERRPDIHLAFLTLGCSLICLRSLSST, encoded by the coding sequence AGCTGGCTCCACCAGTTCCGCCGTCTGCGCATCCGCTACGAACGCCGCCCGGACATCCATCTGGCCTTCCTCACGCTCGGCTGCTCCCTCATCTGCCTCCGCTCTCTTTCAAGCACTTGA